From Candidatus Methylomirabilis sp.:
AACGGCAACCGCTCGGCGATCCACTGGGACCTGGTCCTGGTCCAGCGCCCGGAGTGGGGAGGAGGGGAGGTGGCCTTCGACGGCGAGGTCATCCGGAAGGACGGGACCTTCGTGGCACCGGATCTGGTGCTCCTGAACCCGGAGCGCCTGGCGTGAGGCGAGGCGGCACGTGAAGTCCAAAGGAGCGGGGGATGGCCAGTGCCAAAGTCCTGATCATTGATGACGAGAAGCTCATCCGGACGATGCTGACCGACCTGCTCCGGGGGAAAGGCTATGCGGTCGTGGCTGCGGACGACGGGCCCAAGGGCCTCGCCGCCGCGCAGAAGGAGAAGCCGAACGTCATCATCCTCGATGTCATGATGCCCGGGATGGACGGCTTCGAGGTCTGCCAGGCGCTCAA
This genomic window contains:
- a CDS encoding response regulator, translated to MASAKVLIIDDEKLIRTMLTDLLRGKGYAVVAADDGPKGLAAAQKEKPNVIILDVMMPGMDGFEVCQALKKDIATASIPVIILTASDDPHLTQKAFKAGAAFTLVKTSQPERLLSTLHLALSLARPT